The following coding sequences are from one Leptolyngbya sp. NIES-3755 window:
- a CDS encoding roadblock/LC7 domain family protein (similar to AA sequence:cyanobase_aa:CYA_2867), whose protein sequence is MAIDIEKLNTILQTFVTTTPDIQGVALVTPDGLPLASSLPTSMDEERVAAMSAAILSMGERIGLELTRGTIERIYVEGEQGPCILTNCGEDAVFLVLATKQAKQGILVLEIKRAVSELKKTLGYPVSDTFRLVSGSPKIG, encoded by the coding sequence ATGGCGATCGATATCGAAAAACTGAATACAATCTTACAAACTTTTGTCACCACGACCCCGGACATTCAAGGGGTCGCACTCGTTACACCCGATGGATTACCGTTAGCATCGAGCTTGCCTACTTCAATGGATGAGGAAAGAGTCGCTGCAATGTCCGCTGCAATTTTATCAATGGGAGAACGAATTGGATTGGAACTGACACGCGGCACGATCGAACGAATCTACGTCGAGGGTGAGCAGGGTCCTTGTATTTTGACCAACTGCGGCGAAGATGCGGTTTTTCTTGTCTTAGCAACGAAACAAGCAAAACAAGGCATCTTAGTGCTAGAAATCAAACGGGCAGTCAGTGAACTGAAAAAAACGTTAGGATATCCGGTCTCTGATACTTTTCGACTCGTTAGCGGATCGCCCAAAATCGGATAA
- a CDS encoding hypothetical protein (similar to AA sequence:cyanobase_aa:Cyan7425_2398): protein MRAERSMRYELGELISTVCFRAVITGVEEALGEKAAAIAFISAGRQRGRDLAGELGLTDRGSEFSLEEATEKVAHALGHHGTRLCCVDKIESLPEGFKVYTRETICSYGEPEGSSRKCTYTLGAIQGFLESLFNIRLRGQQVGSVLRGDQHDIFEFHARSI, encoded by the coding sequence ATGCGTGCTGAGCGATCGATGCGGTACGAGCTTGGCGAATTGATTAGTACCGTCTGCTTTCGGGCAGTCATTACCGGAGTTGAGGAAGCATTAGGCGAAAAAGCAGCCGCGATCGCGTTTATTTCTGCGGGTCGCCAACGGGGTCGTGATTTGGCAGGCGAACTGGGACTGACCGATCGAGGCTCAGAATTTTCTTTGGAAGAAGCCACTGAAAAAGTAGCTCATGCCCTGGGACATCACGGCACAAGATTATGCTGCGTCGATAAAATTGAGTCGCTTCCAGAAGGATTCAAAGTCTATACTCGCGAAACGATTTGCTCTTACGGAGAACCGGAAGGCTCTTCACGGAAATGCACCTATACATTGGGAGCGATTCAGGGCTTTTTAGAAAGTCTTTTTAACATTCGTCTGCGCGGTCAGCAAGTGGGTTCTGTCCTGCGCGGCGATCAACACGATATTTTCGAGTTTCATGCTCGATCGATTTAA
- a CDS encoding putative hydrolase (similar to AA sequence:cyanobase_aa:LBDG_09520) → MLLTQTPIDQYVQVGSVNTRFWQAGQGKRTILLLHGAGGSAEFWFYNLPALARKHRVIAIDMVGSGRSDKPSACYSLQFQAEFIRNFMDAMSIDSAILVGHSMSGGAALQLPLMASERIDKLVLVGSFGLGREVTFAARLATLPFAVQSLQPAPSVMRPMLKQNVFDVDRIPQEWIDLRYPIFALPGRKEPLIQMARTNLCLRGVKESVYQPIVNNLPAIKAPTLIIWGKQDRIIPIAHAHIAAKTLPNAEQPLLIDQCGHYPHLEYPEQFNQAVLEFVQN, encoded by the coding sequence ATGCTTCTAACCCAGACCCCGATCGATCAGTACGTGCAGGTTGGTTCCGTGAATACTCGGTTTTGGCAAGCGGGACAAGGAAAACGAACGATTCTGCTTTTACATGGTGCGGGAGGGTCTGCGGAGTTTTGGTTCTACAATCTGCCAGCATTGGCTCGAAAACATCGAGTGATTGCAATCGATATGGTCGGTTCTGGACGCTCCGATAAGCCTTCAGCTTGCTATTCGTTGCAGTTCCAAGCAGAATTTATTCGCAATTTTATGGATGCGATGTCGATCGACTCTGCAATCTTAGTCGGGCATTCGATGTCAGGTGGAGCGGCTTTGCAACTCCCTTTAATGGCTTCAGAAAGAATTGACAAGTTAGTGCTGGTTGGCAGTTTTGGATTAGGACGTGAAGTCACTTTTGCGGCTCGATTAGCTACCCTACCGTTTGCAGTTCAATCGCTCCAACCTGCTCCTTCGGTGATGCGTCCGATGTTAAAACAGAATGTGTTTGATGTCGATCGTATTCCCCAAGAGTGGATTGATCTGCGGTATCCAATTTTTGCACTCCCTGGACGAAAAGAGCCGCTCATTCAAATGGCGCGAACGAATCTTTGTTTACGTGGAGTTAAAGAATCGGTGTATCAGCCGATCGTGAACAATCTCCCAGCTATCAAAGCACCGACGCTAATTATTTGGGGCAAACAAGATCGAATTATTCCGATCGCTCATGCTCACATCGCTGCTAAAACATTACCGAATGCAGAGCAGCCTTTATTAATTGACCAATGTGGACACTATCCGCATTTGGAATACCCAGAGCAGTTCAATCAAGCGGTCTTAGAATTTGTCCAAAATTAA
- a CDS encoding RNA polymerase sigma factor rpoD2 (similar to AA sequence:cyanobase_aa:LBDG_08510), with amino-acid sequence MATANTKSKSKSAPTYSADMVRTYLHEIGRVPMLTHEQEILYGKQVQQMMTLEEKKAKLAKKLGHDPTQQEFSEHVHLSDSELTNIYQRGRRAKQKMIEANLRLVVSIAKKYQKRNLEFLDLIQEGSLGLERGVEKFDPTRGYKFSTYAYWWIRQAITRAIAQQARTIRLPIHITEKLNKIKRVQRELAQKLGRAATAAEIAAELELEPDQIREFLMMSRQPVSLDLRVGDNQDTELQELLEDDGPSPDATLTQDLLRQDLETLMTDLTPQQREVLSLRYGLRDGHELSLAKVGDRLNLSRERVRQLERQALDHLRRRKANVREYIAS; translated from the coding sequence ATGGCTACCGCCAACACCAAATCTAAATCCAAATCCGCTCCCACCTACAGCGCCGATATGGTGCGTACTTACCTGCATGAGATTGGTCGTGTGCCGATGCTGACCCACGAACAAGAGATTCTTTACGGCAAGCAAGTCCAGCAGATGATGACGCTGGAAGAGAAGAAAGCCAAGCTTGCGAAAAAGTTGGGTCATGATCCGACACAGCAAGAGTTTTCTGAGCACGTTCATCTCAGCGATTCTGAGTTGACCAATATCTATCAGCGGGGTCGTCGCGCTAAGCAGAAGATGATCGAAGCGAATCTTCGTTTAGTTGTGTCGATCGCGAAGAAGTATCAGAAGCGCAATCTTGAGTTCTTGGATCTGATTCAAGAAGGGTCACTCGGCTTAGAGCGCGGCGTTGAGAAGTTCGACCCGACTCGTGGGTATAAGTTCTCGACCTATGCTTACTGGTGGATTCGTCAGGCGATCACAAGAGCGATCGCTCAACAAGCTCGAACGATCCGCTTACCGATTCACATCACCGAGAAGCTGAATAAGATCAAGCGAGTTCAGCGTGAGTTAGCTCAAAAGCTCGGTCGGGCTGCGACTGCCGCTGAGATTGCTGCCGAATTAGAGCTTGAGCCAGATCAGATTCGTGAGTTTCTGATGATGTCTCGTCAGCCTGTGTCGCTCGATCTGCGAGTGGGCGACAATCAGGATACCGAGCTTCAAGAGTTGCTCGAAGATGATGGTCCTTCACCGGATGCGACCTTGACTCAGGATTTACTGCGTCAGGATCTTGAGACGTTGATGACTGATCTCACTCCGCAGCAGCGTGAAGTTCTGAGCCTGCGATATGGCTTGCGAGATGGTCATGAGTTGTCATTGGCGAAAGTGGGCGATCGCTTGAATCTGAGCCGTGAGCGTGTTCGTCAGCTTGAGCGCCAAGCGTTGGATCATTTGCGTCGTCGTAAGGCAAATGTGCGCGAGTATATCGCCAGCTAG
- a CDS encoding hypothetical protein (similar to AA sequence:cyanobase_aa:Cyan7425_1404): MLTVAQSRPTERAQFIQKTYLHLAGAVGAFIGLEFLLFYTGIAEAITGFVASSRFTWLAILGGFALLGWMSRSLAAKADSVQTQYVGLGLYVVAEALIFAPILYIAATFSDPTVIPTAAILTLLLFAGLTTVAFTTKKDFSFLGGILTIGGFIALGLIICSAIFGFTLGLIFSVVMVLFASAAILYDTSKIMHHYSTHQHVAASLELFASVALLFWYVLRIVMALSSRR; this comes from the coding sequence ATGCTCACCGTTGCTCAATCTCGCCCGACAGAACGTGCTCAGTTCATTCAGAAGACTTATTTGCATTTGGCTGGAGCCGTTGGCGCATTTATTGGTCTCGAATTTCTGCTGTTTTACACGGGAATTGCGGAGGCGATTACTGGCTTCGTTGCTTCTAGTCGGTTTACCTGGCTGGCAATTTTAGGCGGGTTTGCGCTGTTAGGTTGGATGTCTCGATCGCTGGCTGCCAAAGCCGATTCTGTTCAAACTCAATACGTGGGTTTGGGACTGTATGTGGTTGCAGAAGCGCTGATTTTTGCTCCGATTCTCTACATTGCAGCTACGTTTTCTGATCCAACAGTGATTCCGACGGCTGCAATTTTGACTTTGCTCCTGTTTGCTGGACTCACAACGGTTGCATTTACCACGAAAAAAGACTTCTCGTTTCTGGGTGGCATCTTAACGATCGGTGGATTTATCGCACTGGGTTTAATCATCTGTAGCGCAATCTTCGGCTTTACGCTTGGGTTGATCTTCTCGGTCGTGATGGTACTTTTCGCTTCTGCTGCGATTCTGTATGACACTTCAAAAATCATGCACCATTATTCGACGCATCAACACGTCGCAGCGTCCCTAGAGCTATTTGCGTCAGTAGCGTTGCTCTTCTGGTACGTGCTGCGAATCGTGATGGCGCTGTCTTCCCGTCGCTAA
- a CDS encoding LysR substrate binding domain protein (similar to AA sequence:cyanobase_aa:LBDG_43460) has protein sequence MSDLPFTLDQLRILKAIASEGSFKRAADSLYVSQPAVSLQVQNLERQLDVPLFDRGGRRAQLTEAGHLLLSYGEKILTLCQETCRAIEDLQNLQGGTLIIGASQTTGTYLLPRMIGMFRQQYPDVAVQLHVHSTRRTSWSVANGQIDLAIIGGEISPELQDSLEIIPYAEDELALILPPSHALSRLETIQKDDLYRLQFIALDSQSTIRKVIDQVLGRCGIETRRLKIEMELNSIEAIKNAVQSGLGASFVSVSAIEKELQMGMLHRARIDDVVVKRNLSVIINPTRYRSKAADAFCREILPKFTNLPLKFERPTPAYPEPQSLKAMLQAASNRALTELE, from the coding sequence ATGTCTGACCTTCCTTTCACTTTAGATCAGTTACGCATTTTGAAAGCGATCGCGTCTGAGGGTAGCTTTAAACGGGCTGCTGATAGTTTATATGTGTCTCAGCCAGCGGTAAGTCTGCAAGTCCAAAATCTAGAACGACAATTGGATGTGCCGTTGTTCGATCGAGGAGGGCGACGGGCGCAATTAACTGAGGCAGGTCATTTACTATTATCTTATGGCGAGAAGATTCTCACATTGTGTCAGGAAACTTGCCGTGCGATCGAAGATTTGCAAAATCTCCAAGGTGGAACCCTGATTATCGGAGCCAGTCAGACGACGGGAACGTATTTGTTACCTCGTATGATTGGCATGTTTCGGCAGCAGTATCCGGATGTCGCAGTCCAATTGCACGTTCATTCGACACGCAGAACGTCTTGGAGTGTGGCAAACGGTCAGATTGATCTGGCGATTATTGGCGGGGAGATTTCCCCAGAGCTTCAGGACTCCCTCGAAATTATTCCCTACGCTGAGGACGAACTCGCATTAATTCTGCCGCCATCTCATGCGCTATCTCGATTAGAAACGATTCAGAAGGATGATTTGTATCGCTTGCAGTTCATTGCACTCGATTCTCAATCCACAATTCGGAAAGTGATTGATCAAGTTCTGGGACGCTGCGGAATCGAAACTCGTCGGCTCAAGATTGAGATGGAATTGAACTCGATCGAAGCAATTAAAAACGCGGTTCAATCCGGTTTGGGTGCTTCCTTTGTATCGGTTTCTGCAATCGAGAAAGAATTACAGATGGGAATGTTGCACCGCGCCCGAATCGATGATGTGGTTGTGAAGCGCAATTTATCCGTCATTATTAATCCGACTCGTTATCGATCGAAAGCGGCTGATGCGTTCTGTCGTGAGATTCTGCCCAAATTCACGAATCTGCCACTGAAGTTTGAACGCCCAACTCCTGCGTATCCCGAACCTCAGAGCCTCAAAGCCATGTTGCAAGCGGCAAGTAATCGAGCGCTGACTGAATTGGAGTAA
- a CDS encoding hypothetical protein (hypothetical protein CYB_0072;~similar to AA sequence:cyanobase_aa:LBDG_43470), whose product MNQEVIRDFLNLPGIVGIALLSGQSQPVFYSHDPAFSQGQPELLSQGILQVVETIPSEYETLEFRFAKNQITLHRLSRNFIILVIKDESRLDGKFMGAFQSLRSWIEQDPKVAIEQFQTLPTAPLPTLKDLIEAFNQLNQFTTRYLGVAVITNYLKLSRPAVEWMEQFQVNRSGQIVLIGESSELGQAVSVQEHEWFRHWAAQFIRRCSQAVRDYAALVEQNALTDTQKALLLP is encoded by the coding sequence ATGAACCAGGAAGTTATTCGGGACTTTCTGAATTTACCAGGAATTGTGGGGATCGCCTTGCTGAGTGGACAGTCTCAGCCAGTTTTTTATAGTCACGATCCGGCGTTTTCTCAGGGGCAGCCGGAATTGCTCTCTCAGGGCATTCTACAAGTTGTCGAAACGATTCCGTCGGAGTATGAGACGCTTGAATTTCGCTTTGCTAAAAATCAAATTACGCTGCATCGACTGTCAAGGAATTTCATCATTCTAGTGATTAAAGATGAGTCTCGACTGGATGGGAAATTTATGGGTGCATTTCAAAGTTTACGATCGTGGATTGAACAAGATCCAAAAGTTGCGATCGAGCAATTTCAAACGTTACCCACCGCACCTTTACCCACACTCAAAGATTTAATCGAAGCCTTTAATCAATTAAACCAATTCACAACCAGATATTTAGGCGTTGCAGTCATTACAAATTATCTAAAATTGAGCCGTCCTGCTGTCGAATGGATGGAACAATTTCAGGTCAATCGATCGGGACAAATTGTGCTGATTGGGGAATCCTCAGAGTTAGGACAAGCGGTGAGCGTTCAAGAGCACGAATGGTTTCGGCATTGGGCGGCTCAATTTATCCGCCGTTGTTCTCAAGCGGTGCGTGACTATGCTGCACTTGTCGAGCAAAACGCACTCACCGACACCCAAAAAGCCCTTTTATTGCCCTAA
- a CDS encoding ferredoxin (similar to AA sequence:cyanobase_aa:LBDG_43480) — protein MVKTVRLEPIAQESSIETMGNLLSVLINKDLDVLKECGGRGMCATCHVYVKDGMDSLTPINRREQRTLEVITSCKSNSRLACQARVVGSGVVVELPPGMYINSIKDIEALIGRRAEQDLLHPLTGQVLVESGKLITRSMLKKIEDTTSFNMSNYFSNSSGV, from the coding sequence ATGGTGAAAACAGTCCGCCTCGAACCGATCGCTCAAGAAAGCTCGATCGAAACAATGGGGAACCTCCTCTCCGTTCTCATTAATAAAGACTTAGATGTTCTAAAAGAATGCGGCGGTCGGGGAATGTGCGCGACCTGTCACGTTTACGTCAAAGATGGGATGGATTCTCTCACCCCGATTAACCGTCGAGAGCAGCGAACTTTAGAAGTGATTACTTCCTGCAAATCGAATTCTCGGTTAGCGTGTCAGGCGAGAGTGGTCGGGAGCGGTGTCGTGGTTGAGTTGCCACCAGGGATGTATATCAACTCGATCAAAGATATCGAAGCGTTGATTGGACGGAGAGCGGAACAGGATTTATTGCACCCTTTAACCGGGCAAGTATTGGTTGAATCTGGGAAATTAATTACTCGATCGATGCTGAAGAAAATCGAGGATACAACCAGCTTCAACATGTCAAATTATTTCTCGAATTCTTCGGGCGTTTAG
- a CDS encoding hypothetical protein (hypothetical protein CYA_2749;~similar to AA sequence:cyanobase_aa:LBDG_43490) — MLSQIQRLSQETEGRYATDEELRFLADFARSYELRVQTYQKLQASEMVIVQQVQAKMRAIDPTLFRQGNEDLTNKWKRDTLRVLRYSAAAMLIDDPESLRERFLFWFQTIMRAFNAQKSCGVTYTVMQDVIKQVLTPAEANLILPILEVNRRMLGTV, encoded by the coding sequence ATGTTGAGCCAGATCCAGCGGTTAAGTCAAGAAACCGAAGGACGCTATGCTACCGATGAAGAGCTTCGTTTTTTAGCGGACTTTGCTCGATCGTACGAGTTGCGCGTCCAAACTTATCAGAAATTACAAGCTTCTGAGATGGTCATTGTCCAACAGGTACAAGCCAAAATGAGAGCGATCGATCCAACCCTGTTTCGTCAAGGCAATGAGGATTTAACGAACAAGTGGAAGCGCGATACGCTGCGGGTTCTACGATATTCTGCGGCAGCAATGTTGATTGATGATCCAGAGTCGTTAAGAGAGCGGTTCCTATTCTGGTTTCAAACCATTATGCGGGCGTTTAATGCTCAGAAAAGCTGCGGAGTCACGTACACCGTAATGCAAGACGTGATTAAACAAGTGCTAACTCCTGCTGAAGCGAATTTGATTTTGCCGATTTTAGAAGTGAACCGTCGAATGCTCGGAACCGTCTAA
- a CDS encoding 4-vinyl reductase 4VR (similar to AA sequence:cyanobase_aa:LBDG_43500) — MSFTLSHQTSAKLKNPKKHNHYGFRDFYQFDPEKGTIVDWNNSQNILTSEDFIIGLVEGLEEEVGDASAATMYTIGCEWGQKDAFFFEKWFEKEYDRPMRQTNLMFLLETWWWSFTAQGWGRWEVDLGDRKQGFMFINVFDSAVARTLGDVGKPVCFLYAGLFAGFFTELVKKQLSCIEIQCYSMGETYCKFLLGGQERIDAASFWLNEGATARDIEKRLRAGELK; from the coding sequence ATGTCGTTTACACTGTCTCACCAAACTTCCGCGAAACTGAAGAATCCGAAGAAGCACAATCACTACGGCTTCCGAGACTTCTACCAATTCGATCCAGAAAAAGGCACGATCGTGGATTGGAATAATAGCCAAAACATTCTCACTTCCGAGGATTTCATTATTGGATTAGTGGAAGGACTCGAAGAAGAAGTTGGAGATGCCTCTGCTGCCACGATGTATACAATCGGCTGCGAATGGGGGCAGAAAGATGCCTTCTTCTTTGAGAAATGGTTCGAGAAAGAATACGATCGACCCATGCGCCAAACCAATCTGATGTTTCTATTGGAAACTTGGTGGTGGTCGTTTACGGCTCAAGGTTGGGGACGATGGGAAGTTGACTTGGGCGATCGTAAACAAGGTTTCATGTTCATTAATGTGTTCGATTCCGCAGTCGCTCGGACGCTTGGCGATGTAGGTAAACCTGTTTGTTTCTTGTACGCTGGACTGTTTGCTGGATTCTTTACTGAACTGGTAAAAAAACAGCTTAGCTGCATTGAAATCCAGTGCTATTCGATGGGTGAAACTTACTGTAAATTCCTCCTCGGTGGACAAGAGCGGATTGACGCTGCATCGTTTTGGCTGAATGAAGGTGCAACTGCAAGAGACATTGAAAAACGACTCAGAGCAGGAGAACTCAAATGA
- a CDS encoding hypothetical protein (similar to AA sequence:cyanobase_aa:LBDG_43510) — MIPTLAPNDTQTWLHSSVQSFFTTCNWENKPVAVTPEVQRLEQAVAIESITELSFDLRVRQFFAAVNWDGSAIAPVSSVIEEEPALEPADGFTLTDFSDLF; from the coding sequence ATGATTCCAACGCTCGCCCCCAACGATACTCAGACTTGGCTCCATTCTTCGGTTCAATCTTTTTTCACAACCTGCAATTGGGAAAACAAGCCCGTTGCGGTGACTCCAGAAGTTCAACGACTCGAACAGGCAGTCGCGATCGAATCCATTACTGAACTTTCTTTTGATCTACGAGTTCGGCAATTTTTCGCTGCGGTTAACTGGGACGGAAGTGCGATCGCTCCAGTCTCTTCTGTAATTGAAGAAGAACCCGCGCTAGAACCTGCTGACGGCTTTACTCTAACCGATTTTTCTGATTTGTTCTGA
- a CDS encoding hypothetical protein (conserved hypothetical protein;~similar to AA sequence:cyanobase_aa:LBDG_43520) has translation MQSPIDGIFDEAENRYLKPEELQDIGQYVASIADRMSAYRVLRDRELDLIQQAADQLQLEMPGVETAVLERAVKNGMLALRHCGMAMLLNDPNVVQKRLLSWLKDSIELHQAQGADATFFGLIKQQLLLSLNAQQMALLEPFLAQVETVMPAQEEEMLTVAGIF, from the coding sequence ATGCAATCTCCCATCGACGGCATTTTTGACGAAGCCGAAAACCGCTACCTCAAACCCGAAGAACTCCAAGACATCGGGCAGTATGTTGCCTCGATCGCAGACCGCATGAGTGCGTATCGGGTACTACGCGATCGAGAACTTGATCTGATTCAGCAAGCCGCTGACCAACTCCAGCTAGAAATGCCCGGAGTCGAAACCGCTGTGTTAGAACGTGCCGTTAAAAACGGAATGTTAGCCCTTCGGCATTGTGGAATGGCAATGCTGTTAAACGATCCGAACGTTGTACAGAAGCGGTTATTGAGTTGGTTAAAAGACTCGATCGAGCTTCATCAAGCTCAGGGTGCGGATGCCACTTTCTTCGGATTGATCAAACAGCAACTTCTACTGTCTCTCAATGCTCAACAAATGGCACTTCTAGAACCGTTTCTTGCTCAAGTTGAAACCGTGATGCCAGCACAAGAAGAAGAAATGCTCACCGTCGCAGGGATTTTCTAA
- a CDS encoding 4-vinyl reductase 4VR (similar to AA sequence:cyanobase_aa:LBDG_43530), protein MISVSDLLIHDRLPANYYASDVYVRGDLEMGLLESRRGDRLISLPETLIQAVYAGLNKETGQASRLVLFNCGRWWGKNFFNRFRDEVSDYYGTPLVEMQMADFLQALKQCWVTYGLGTVSLDQSYHDRGFLIVETQNSPFARLVEDATLPSCYLEAGIFTSVFSQLAGRELHCVQTRCESMGAESNLFVIGLQKRLEPAEILVEKQLDHESILPRLFV, encoded by the coding sequence ATGATTTCTGTTAGTGATTTATTGATCCACGATCGACTTCCCGCGAACTATTACGCCAGTGATGTGTATGTGCGGGGCGATCTAGAAATGGGATTGCTCGAAAGTCGTCGGGGCGATCGATTAATTTCTCTGCCTGAGACGCTGATTCAAGCGGTTTATGCTGGACTGAACAAAGAAACGGGTCAGGCTTCTCGCTTGGTCTTGTTCAACTGCGGTCGCTGGTGGGGCAAGAACTTTTTTAATCGGTTTCGCGATGAAGTGAGCGATTACTATGGAACGCCGCTGGTCGAAATGCAAATGGCGGACTTTTTGCAAGCTCTGAAGCAGTGTTGGGTTACGTATGGACTGGGAACTGTCAGCTTGGATCAGAGTTATCACGATCGAGGATTTTTGATTGTTGAAACTCAGAATTCGCCGTTTGCTCGATTGGTGGAAGATGCCACATTGCCGTCTTGCTATCTTGAAGCAGGAATTTTCACTTCGGTGTTTAGTCAGCTTGCGGGACGTGAATTACATTGTGTCCAGACTCGCTGTGAATCGATGGGAGCCGAAAGCAATCTATTCGTGATTGGCTTACAGAAGCGGTTGGAACCTGCTGAGATTTTGGTCGAAAAACAGCTTGACCACGAATCGATTTTGCCTCGTCTGTTTGTTTAG